A single Salmo salar chromosome ssa19, Ssal_v3.1, whole genome shotgun sequence DNA region contains:
- the itga3b gene encoding integrin alpha-3b: MAPSQYLHGALAVFCVTLTCNGFNIDSRFPVIKEGKTKGSFFGFAVALHKQTEGSTKYLLLSGAPKEKALALRNVNETGAIYSCPVTTELNDCERMDLVSSTDSSEMVEGMWLGVTVASQRDLPGGRVLACGHRYVKVVRGGAEEQRRMVGKCYVRGNDLTFDPNDEWQAYSYEVCNPNFDMELEGLCNMGISGGMTDTDVYIGSVGSYVWQGNVHVTWRDPDPGNSWDSSDKDFGQLNRRYSYMGYSVNEDKKLLSQDYFTVVTGSPRDESKGSVMLAKKGNTALVTEFIIPGEQVGSYFGNSLAVTDLNNDNWNDLIVGAPFYFDRQKEEGGAVYVFMNENGSFQKTPSMVLKGPTASGFGFAVAAIGDVNQDGFQDFAVGAPFHETGNVYIWMGSKKGISEEPSQVIEGKSVGSGGFQTFGYSISGGMDMDENSYPDLLVGSLDDRIALLRARPVIHLSKNFTVLPKIVDPNLCPRGNKSCVTVTVCFSYTLSNGNKDFKKNIMVKYTVEADMHRRSPRVLFLVNKLATYTGLLTMPSPKTECQVLELRLEDPVRDKLEPVVFSLNVSLDEQKPKVRKALQNLDSYPVLSHKQKVTERKEINFQKECGSDNRCTSNLQLTATFANELLKPYPSQGNHQLLQYSSNVKKVVLLVEITNVPGPGKVAEDAHQAMLNISTPSTLRYSGVRSHDTGVECRAGDTVMCELGNPLRSNEKVSLQLIFETTGINLQTREIESQLLLSTLSEQNDLYPVSVVLLIETSIQTSFSIENPLVQTYFSGEVMGESAMNTTSDVGSLVEYTFKVSVEGEPLGALGTLAVEFEWPFEVTSGKWLLYLTEIVTKGTTETHCVPPGDIINLLNLTLSKNRSKRPKRAVEGEHSRIIEPQAVLTVLTPRKETYLLDCSKWTARCVTFTCPLINMSTSAKIIVRSRVWNSTMLEDYKNALRIKVRGQATLKLVTDNPAIKMENETREFIVDIDPVLGVETPYEVPLWIIIVAVVAGILLLGVISIILWKCGFFRRASRREMYEAKGQKAEMKSQPSETERLTEDY; encoded by the exons TCTCCTGTCAGGAGCACCCAAGGAGAAAGCCCTGGCTCTGAGGAACGTCAATGAGACGGGCGCCATCTACTCCTGCCCTGTCACCACAGAGCTTAACGACTGCGAAAGGATGGACTTGGTCAGCTCTA CGGACTCGTCTGAGATGGTGGAGGGGATGTGGCTCGGAGTGACTGTGGCCAGCCAGAGAGACCTGCCAGGGGGTCGAGTGCTG GCTTGTGGGCACCGCTACGTGAAGGTGGTGCGGGGGGGCGCGGAGGAGCAGCGGCGGATGGTGGGGAAGTGCTACGTCAGGGGCAATGACCTGACCTTCGACCCCAACGACGAGTGGCAGGCCTACAGCTACGAGGTGTGCAACCCCAACTTTGACATGGAGCTGGAGGGCTTGTGCAACATGGGCATCTCGGGGGGCATGACCGACACGGACGTCTACATCGGCTCTGTGGGCAGCTACGTGTGGCAAG GCAATGTTCATGTAACGTGGAGAGACCCTGATCCAGGAAACTCGTGGGACTCAAGTGACAAAGACTTTGGGCAACTGAACAGACGATACAGCTACATGG GTTACTCTGTCAATGAGGACAAGAAGCTGCTGAGTCAAGACTACTTCACGGTAGTGACGGGGTCTCCCAGAGATGAATCCAAGGGCTCAGTGATGCTGGCTAAGAAGGGCAACACAGCGCTGGTGACCGAGTTCATCATCCCAGGAGAACAAGTGGGCTCGTACTTTGGGAACAGCCTAGCTGTCACCGACCTCAACAATGACAA CTGGAATGACCTGATCGTAGGTGCCCCATTCTACTTTGACCgtcagaaggaggagggaggagcggTGTACGTCTTCATGAATGAGAACGGCTCTTTCCAGAAGACACCTAGCATGGTACTGAAGGGTCCTACGGCATCTGGTTTTGGATTCGCCGTGGCAGCCATTGGCGACGTCAACCAAGATGGATTCCAAG ACTTTGCAGTAGGAGCCCCATTCCATGAGACTGGGAATGTCTACATCTGGATGGGAAGCAAGAAGGGAATCTCTGAGGAGCCTAGTCAG GTTATTGAGGGGAAGTcagtgggtagtggtgggttcCAGACCTTTGGCTATTCCATCAGTGGAGGTATGGACATGGACGAGAACAGTTACCCTGACCTCCTGGTTGGTTCTCTGGATGACCGCATCGCTCTGCTCAG GGCTCGTCCAGTTATCCATCTCTCTAAGAACTTCACCGTGCTGCCAAAGATTGTAGACCCTAACCTTTGTCCCCGTGGAAACAAATCCTG tgtgactgtgactgtgtgtttctcCTACACACTCAGCAATGGAAACAAAGATTTCAAGAAAAACATCA TGGTGAAGTACACAGTGGAAGCCGACATGCATCGCCGGAGCCCTCGAGTTCTCTTCCTTGTCAATAAGCTTGCCACCTACACAGGCCTCCTTACCATGCCATCTCCCAAGACCGAGTGTCAGGTGCTGGAGCTCAGACTAGAG GATCCTGTGAGGGACAAACTGGAGCCGGTGGTTTTCTCCCTCAACGTTTCCCTGGATGAGCAGAAACCCAAAGTTAGGAAGGCCCTGCAGAACCTGGACTCCTACCCTGTACTGAGCCACAAACAGAAAGTGACTGAGAGGAAAGAG ATCAACTTCCAGAAGGAGTGTGGCTCAGACAACAGGTGCACCAGTAACCTGCAGCTAACAGCTACGTTTGCTAACGAGTTACTGAAGCCTTACCCCAG TCAGGGGAACCACCAATTGCTGCAGTACAGCAGTAATGTGAAAAAGGTGGTGCTACTTGTGGAGATAACTAACGTGCCAGGCCCTGGAAAGGTAGCTGAGGACGCCCACCAGGCCATGCTCAACATCTCCACCCCCTCCACGCTCCGTTACTCTGGCGTGCGCTCCCAT GATACTGGTGTAGAATGCCGTGCTGGAGATACTGTTATGTGTGAGCTGGGGAATCCACTGAGGAGCAATGAGAAG GTCTCTCTGCAGCTCATCTTTGAAACAACAGGGATCAACCTCCAAACCAGGGAGATTGAGTCTCAGTTGCTGTTGTCCAC GTTGAGTGAGCAGAATGACCTGTACCCTGTGTCTGTGGTCCTGTTGATAGAGACCTCCATCCAGACCTCCTTCTCCAT AGAGAATCCCCTAGTCCAGACCTACTTCAGCGGGGAGGTGATGGGAGAATCAGCTATGAACACCACCAGTGACGTGGGCAGTCTTGTGGAATACACCTTCAAG GTGTCAGTGGAGGGAGAGCCTCTGGGTGCGCTGGGGACCCTGGCCGTAGAGTTTGAGTGGCCCTTCGAGGTGACCAGTGGGAAGTGGCTTCTCTACCTGACTGAGATCGTCACCAAGGGGACAACTGAGACACACTGTGTCCCTCCAGGGGACATCATCAATCTTCTCAACCTCACA ttgTCCAAGAACAGGAGCAAACGTCCAAAGCGAGCGGTGGAGGGCGAACACTCTCGCATCATCGAGCCGCAGGCGGTCCTTACCGTGCTGACTCCTCGTAAAGAGACCTACCTACTG GATTGTTCAAAATGGACGGCCCGCTGTGTGACCTTCACCTGTCCCTTGATCAACATGTCTACCTCTGCCAAGATCATTGTGAGGTCACGGGTGTGGAACAGCACTATGCTAGAG GACTATAAAAATGCTTTGAGGATTAAGGTTAGAGGTCAGGCCACACTGAAACTTGTGACGGACAACCCCGCCATCAAGATGGAAAATGAGACCAGAGAG TTCATAGTGGACATTGACCCAGTCCTTGGGGTGGAAACACCTTACGAGGTTCCCCTGTGGATCATCATCGTTGCCGTGGTAGCAGGAATCCTGCTGTTAGGAGTCATCAGCATTATACTATGGAAG TGCGGCTTCTTCAGGAGGGCCAGCAGGAGGGAGATGTACGAGGCCAAAGGCCAGAAGGCTGAGATGAAGAGCCAGCCCTCAGAGACGGAGAGGCTGACTGAGGACTACTGA